In Nicotiana tabacum cultivar K326 chromosome 10, ASM71507v2, whole genome shotgun sequence, the DNA window gatcatcactggaacttgcaaaaacgtattattggttataaatttgttgattcaaaatACATTGGAGCATATATTACAACTACtattctacaaatacttgatttttatggactcattaataaagttttaactatcaccttagataatgcttctTCTAACACAACCGCAACAAATAGCTTAAAATCTAGACTTTGTCCAATTAATCCaacaatttttcatgttagatgtgcatgccatatttttaacttggttgtaaaagatggtcttaatttattttctgatgcttgtagtaaaatacaacatgcttgtGGCTATATTTTTCGTGCTCATAAACAAAGTAGAATTCATGAATTTGCTCAACAATGTGCTAGTGCtaaccttccatttagaaaagttccaaaagatgtttgtactaggtggaattctacttatgaaatgcttaaagttacttatgattatcgggtgcctatccaaaaagtatttaatatgcataatgctcACCCTGTTGATCAAATTGTTGATTCTGATTGGGATGAGATCAGAGAGCTtactaaatttttaaaaaaaatttattatgctacaaaataattttctggtatatattatcctactgttacataaatattatggtatatttgtggaatttctattgtatttggtaagtataaaacaaatccaacttatgcaccggccattaaagaaatgattttaaaatttaaaaagtattttttccctattcccgaagtttatttaatttctactctaCTTAACTCATCTTTAAAACtaagaggtgcaaagggacttgttcgtaaaatttatgagaatttagaaattcaagaaaatgaacaaccatctctcgaaaaCTGCCAAGCTAGTATATATTCTTATgctagatcaatgtttgataaatataaatctatggatacaactggttgtgaaactgctccttctacttctaagtctagagcAGAAGTTTTATGGGAAGATATAgatgatataacaggttttgattcctctattgatgatggacatgattcttatcttaatcaaagattggaaaatattaaagacgaagaaggcaaGGAACAACTTTTGTCATGGTGGAGGGAGCGTGGCAAGGCTTTTTCAACACTTTCAGTTATGGCCCGAGATATCCTagctattcaagcatcatcagtagcatcggagagtgcttttagcgcggcaagatttcaaattggagatcatagacattcattagcggaggacagtctagagatttccgtattattcagagattggattaatgcAGAAAGAAGAAACCTTGGTTTTGATaaattaaccactagggaagaagaagaatacaatgataTACTAACCACTGGGAGCGATGACGGCATGGAGCTCATGgagctcatggaacatcaatcaacattgccaattccagcagaatgtccgagagatattattgataagttacaaagaagctatatatgagcttacaaatattagtatgataatttgtaattggctactgagaggcctagttcaaatagaacccttcctagaaagtggctgcgtagattaggtgctattcaaaagaattatatttgtatttgagatttgaaagttctattaataaaataaaaggctctaagcgttgaattttatttatgaattgtcttagttacttaatagttaatactttgaaattatattaaataaattataactctattataaatttacaattactagaatatttcattacaagtcttttgttttaatattttataattctttacttagttttctaatttttattttaacatagtaacatttaagtttattaaataagtcaaaaatctagccgttgcaaactttaaaaacatagtaattttcaaaaaactagacgtttttttttaaaaaaaaatacacttatGGCCCACGAACCCGTCCCATCCCGTTCTATCCCGTCCCGTCtcatcccgtttgttagcgggacgggatgggacgaACGTTTTGTCTCGTTTGTCCCGTCTCGTTTCATCCCGTCCCACCACCATCCCGCTTAAatgtcgtcccgtcccgtcccgttggacagccataatTTAAACTACCATACAAATAATATTGGGTTATTAGCACAATTGGTCCCTCAGTTATTGATAATTCTAGTTTTAAGCCTTATGATATTAATAGCACTTTTTTCTACGTGTATTTATCCTTCAATTAACTGAAATGTGCacttttgatttcttttcttgtaaatattcacaagtttaacataagttataatacattGACAACTCCTTAAAGTTGTCCTCACTTTTCACTTTGACACTCCATCTTAAGTTCGTTTTATTTGAACACTCCAACCACACCTTAAATGTGTCATTTAAACATAATTCGGTGATGTGGCATAGTGTGTGTTGCCCACCTCTTTAGAGAACGTGGAGTGCTATTGTTATGGGTCCCAAAGAATAAATAAATGtcaagagagaaaaaaaataactttCTTTCTCTCACCTCTCCATCTTCTCATTCCACCATATCCCGTTAATTAACACCATGTGAGCTTTACCAAGCTTCACTGTAAACACCCAAAACAACTACGTCCAGCAACCCCTTTAAGTCTTTAAACAAGTAGCCCCAACAACTACGTCCAGCAACCCCTTTAACATTTTCGGCGAAGTTTCGGTTTTCTTAATTTAACGAAATTAAACTTTGTGACTTGAATctgaagaaaaatcagatttacaTCTCAAAAAAGGGTGAGGCTTTGTTTTTCCAGCGAATTTTTGTGAATCTAAAGAAGGAGAAAATCAGAAGGGATTTCGAACCCCAAAAACAATTCACATAAAATTCTCCCTTCCCCAGATCTAAAAATCCAAAGAGGGCAGTTTAGGATTGGAGGAACACTAATGGTGGTAGTTTACTATTACCCTGTTACTTTTTGTTTCATCTTCAAAacacttgatttaaagaacatcGTTCCATTAGATTTAAAGAACATCGTTCCATTAGATCTTCAAAGAGGATACTGTTAATTATTGTACTTTGGGGTGAAGATTAGGAGAAAGAAACATGGTGGCAGATGTGAGTAAGAAGAAGACATGTGGGtagctttgattttttttttttttggcagatAAAGACAGGGTGATGGAGAAGATGACTGAGGGTTGGGTAGGGttcttgtgtttttttttttaactttttttttcaaaagctttttttaattaattaattcaagTTAAATCCATGTGTCTCCTTTTTTATTCGTCATTATGGTGAGTGAATTACACGCATTGTTTATGTTTGGCTGCTTATGAATTTTGTGTTTAAATGACACATTCGAGGTGTGGTTGGAGTGTTCAAATGGTACAGACTTAAGATGGAGTGTCAAAGTGAAAAGTGAGGACAACTTTAAGAGAATGTCGATGTATTTGGCCTTAGCATAATTATTATCCGTTTCAACATTTAATTATCGATGTGTTATGTTAAATTGGTATTGTTATACCATATTTAGGGTAACTTAACTTTATAAATAGTCCaaatataacatatttttttATGTAAAGGAACAAAAGCGCACATTTTAACTAATTAAAGTTTAAATGTGTTGAGTCAAATTTCACAAGGACCAACTTATTAACAATAAGTGAGGGACCAAAAGTGCTATTAATCAAATAgcattctttatttatttttatatattcctTCTGTTTCATTTTATGTTACTCTATTCCCTTTGTAGCTTGTTAAAAATGGCATCTTCCTacactaaaaaaaaataattttttttagttttaatgaTATAATTTTATGGTCACATAAATGTTATGCAATATGACCATAAGTTCCaactatttttatttctttttttaacttTATTCAAGTCAACATAAGTTCACATAAAATGAAACCGAAAGAGCAGTCAATGGGAGAATGGAAATCTATGAAAGTTAGGAAGTACTAAAATTCGAACTTGTTCATTGTGATTTCAGATTCTAATCTTTTAACCACAgaattttttgtttttgcatgATTTAAAATTAGTTCATTAATTAGCACATTTTGTATTGATGAAATAACGTTTTAGTGTGACGTACAAAATGATCATTCGTCAACCGCATGCTACAATGTTTTGTCTTGAAATAGCAGGATTTAATAGGAGCTTGTCTTGGAATGTAGTCAGAGGGTACACTATTTATACTCAGAAAAATAAATTCACTGATGTATTAATAACACGGGCAATCTAGATCAAATTCAATCCAGGTAAAGAGGGCTGGTATGTAACTGATTCGTTATGAGGAACCTTATTATAATCTGTCATATACAGCAGTTAATTCTGCAAAAATGTACTAGGTAACTTTCGTTACtctaaaattgaaaaaaatcccAATTAACTTTTAACTACTCGTGCAAGAATTAAATAGATAGGAGTAAACAAAAGTCAGATCATTTATAAACTAATTAGAAAATAATATGGGGTGTCTGCTCCAAAAATTAACCCCTAAACTAAACTTAGATCACTCATAAATTTACACTCAAAAATATTGCAGGGTCTTTAGTCCAACTGTAGAAGCCCctataaaaatatcaaaaacataAATATTGCGCTTGAAATTAAAATATACTCAAGACACTATCTTAATTTAGTTTCCTTTTAGACCAAGCAAATCTAGCAGAACAACCATCTTGCTAAAACCTCACTTTCTAGATTATGACAAGTTGACAAACTCCAAGTATATTGATCGTCAACGCCAAATTTTCTTTTCGGAGTTATGCCGAAAACAACAGTATCTTTCCCTATTATGTCTTACTTTAAATGTAATTACACATGTAAGAAACTTACCACCTAAATCAATATTTacttgaattaaataaatatttgacaAATGGATTTATTTTTTACGGTGACAACTTAATTTATTGCAAGCAAGTttaaactaatcaaataaatatCTTGGTTTTATCAATATTGCGCCTTAGAAATTTAGCATATGCAACTTGTTAGCTTAGGCCTCAAAACTGCAGGATGTCATCTAATCTCATGATTATCATAAAAATGGACTTCTACCGAAAATTGTCTCCATTTCTAATTGCACAAATGGCCATTTATTAGAAAAGAAAATGCACCATGCAAATGCATTGCTATGCCTTAAACCAAATATCCAACAACCACCAAACCAGCAAGTGATTAAATAACAAGAAAGCTGGAAGAACGTAAAGGTTGGGACGTGTCTAAAGCTAAAGCAGGATCAACAATATCTTCGATAAAGAGTCACTGCAGGGTGAAAGAAAaggggaagggggggggggaagaaagatggaaattaCTGAAACAAAAGCTCGTTTCGCCTTTCCCATCGTGAACTCTCAAGTCTTCCAAGAGGGCTTGCGCTGACCACTTTCCAGACATTGAGCTACAAAGGATTGACTAATGCATGGTGGGACGAGGAACTCGTGGCCTCACCGGTGTCTTTGAAGGACTCACCCTACGACATTAACAAAGTTGTAAAGTTAGAGCAGACATTAGATATGATGCCACCCTTTTgtagaagaaaaactagttaaaGAGCGGAGCACCAACTGGAAAAGGGAAAGGGGGAAAGTTTGAAGATAAAGCACTACGACTTGAAGCAAAAGCTTTACTAGGCTCCTCTTGAGCAGCCCCTGTGCAAAGGGAGTACTAATTCAGTGAAAATGCTTATATGTACAAGCAGTGGGACTGCCATATTTCTCAAGGCTACAGAGCATAAATTCACACTTAGAACAAAGGACAAACACAAAAATATTCCCTTGCCTCAGCAAGTCCCAGAAACTAAATAACCGATTGATATCAAGACTAGCATCTCGCATGCACTGCCCGTATCTATAGCATTACTTTTGAGTTTCATTTTCAGATGACAGAAAAACAGAAAGCAGGCAATGGCATAGAATACATTCGGAGAAAGAGAGGAAATTTTTTGCAGTTTAAAGCGAACCTCAGAATGCATGATTATGGTGCCTACTTGAAAAGAAAGAACCCAACATACCAAGCTTAAAGAGATGCAATATTAACTGCAATTAAAGACACTTCTAACTAAGGTACCTGATGCGTTGCGATCCCAAAATCTGTCCACAACAGTCCAATGCCAAAATTGCACTCTCAGCCTGCACATTTATCAAGTATCTCTTACATGCAAAGTTTACTAGATACACATTGTTTTTAAGAAGAGTCAGCCGTCAGAATTATTTCCAGTTCCTTTTTCTCCTGTTTTTCCCATTATATTCCAACACCTGTTTAGATCTTCAAAaggaaaatattaaatattatgcTAGGTTGCCACAGAATAACAGGGGAAAAAAGAGAAGTACATTCAGAGGAATTACAAAAAAGATGGTGTTCACAATCCCATGACACATAACTAAATAAGGGGGAAATTAAAATCTATAggtgcgtgcaatgcacctattTCTCTTTGATGCAGGTGGGACATGAATGCATAAATGTCGAAATATAAGGGTGAAGGTAACAACGGGTTATTGATGCTATATCCAAACTCAAATCcagaggaaaaggaaaagaaaatcaacgTACCATAACAAATTCAACAAAAGCAATACGGGTAGAATGCACTTGATCCCCCAAAAGCCTCAGGCGAGACACCTGAAAAGAGAAGAGGCAGCTTCAGCATCACTTCTTAAGCAAAACATTCTTAAACTTGATAAGAAGTTTCAGACATCATACTAACCTCACCACATCTTGTTTCAAAGAAATTCTTGACATCAGCTTGAGAAACCTGTTCAGGATAGAGTACAATACATTTGAACTTTCTGATGATTATGACAATAATAGAAACTgccggaaaaataaaaatatacaaccAGCAATAAAGTAACTGAGCCAGATTGTCATAAACTGGACATCACCTACTGGTATCCCACAGAAAGATATGCTAAAAATAGCATGATAACTTCAGAAGATTTCAAAGGTAAGAATTTGTACCTTCTTATCTATATTTGTGCAGTAGACTGTCCTGGCACACATCTCACGCTCATCCTCAGACTGCACATACAAGCACATAATGAAAGACTAAACATTTAATTCCATGACCTTACTTCTATAACATGAGATAAAACGACAAATTTGTTTTGCCACATCATCCATATACAAGTTAACAGAACAACACAGATCTGTGCATACCCTAGGAAGGAATGTTGGATTCACGGGTAGAATAGCAGTTTTTGAAGGTAGAACCTTCAGAGGAGAGAATCCTAATATCGTCCCACAAAGGCTAAGTGCTGCTCTTGCTGAGTCTGTTGGGATGATTCCATATGACAAGTTAGTTCTGAATGTTCAGCAGTCCTAAAAAAACTTCAAGCCACTCCAACTTACATTCATCGGCGAATTCCACAAAGGCAAAGCGAAGGCGGGAATGTGGATCACCACAAACTCTGCAGTCAACAACCTGTAGAGCACATGCAGCCAAAACGAAACAGCCAATATTACATTTCTTAAAAGATACCTCATAATACCAACACGAAGCCAAATTAAGTACAAAAATAAATAGATCTGCTGCACACTGGGGATATGCCTTAAATAATCTCAGAACAGTCCAATTAATATCAAAATGGCAagttgaaaataattcaactatAACAAACAGGAATATAAGCATCGTGACTTTATCCAACCTTCACCAACAACTCGTAGTCTGACAGCAAGCAACTTAATCTAGATTccacacaaatcaaacttttatTTGGACTGTTCCATACTAAGAATAGTAAAAGCGAGTGTATAGAGTATCAATTCTCATGATGGGGACCTTTGGAAAGACAAAACGAGAAATGGATTGGATCATGCATGGAAAAAATCCTAAGCCCCCTAAATCACACAATATTATTGGCGACGAACCGTAACCAAACTCCTGAGCTGATGACACAAGTTAGGAGACAAAACATCAAATTTGCATACACTAATTCATGCAAACCTTAACCATAATAAGCACAATGACACCTCGCTACTGTGTAGAAGACCAGTTTAAGCACGTCACTGTGACATGAAAGTAAGTGGAAAGAAGGATCTATAAGGAAACTCCAACTTCTGGCACATTCCAGAAACCAAAAGAACGAAAAGAAAAGGGAAGTAGCAAGCAAAATATAAGAGTCAATTTGAGCTCTAGGGACCTTGTAGTTCAAATATCAGCTACCTATTTCCTTCTGGATATTGTAACTTTCTTTAGAGTCTTCCTAATGTATAGATTTTAGTAAAGGTGAAAGATTACGTGAAACAACAAGAAGATTATGTGAAACTCGAAGTCAATGATAGAAGTTCCCTTGGTATTCAGTAGTAAGCCTACAAGGAATATGAAAGTTGGCAGCTTATTAACCTTCTATTCTTCAAGTTTATGGTAAATATCTATTTATATGAATTAACACGTGTTTTATTTTGAAGCTGTTAAGTTTTGCATGTGCATCTACCAGACTTGCCTTTAGAGCTTctacttttgttttgtaattcCACACATAACAAATAAAAAGAACATCTCCATCTGCCAAAGACAGAAAAAAGATATGTTGTTGCATCTCATCAGTAATTTGAAGCTAGCTCCTCTAGGCATCATTATGGCAATGATCCAGATAACTCGACGATATTAATGTGTAAAACAACCTAATGATTAATACTGATGATAACTTGTAATTTTAGACAGTCTAAAGGTTATTGATTATTTGCGAGTCATGGAATTTCATCATCCTGTAGATAGAGCGACAAACATACTCCATAGGCGATCCAAGCTAAGGCTTTTCATCTGCTAAAGTATGAAACTAAATGCATTAATAACTTTTAGGTTTCTCAAAGTACAAAATAGAAGCATCCACCTAGCACTTAAAGCACTCAAATATCTAATATAAAGAATCACATCAATGTCTAGAAGAGCATAGTCACTTACTTGTCCATAAGCGCTAAATAATGCAGCAAGCCGCTCTTCCGTGACCTGTGGGGCAGAGTCAGAAAGAGGAACTGTATAAACACTAAACAGAACATAATAAGAAGATTAATGAACATCCATCCTTACTTACATTGTGATCGATGTCAGAAACATAGACTGTTCTCCTAATGCTATCTTCTCTTTGAGCCCTAAAAGCTCTATTGTTCATTCTCCTTCTGCCCTGGTTATAGTTGTTACCTCTCTGCTGAAATATAGTAATGAAAATTAGTGAGGAGTCGGATTGCTTAATTGAGCAATCAAAATTACTTCAAGAATGGCGAAATGCAACTCGCAATACACTTGGGTATTTATTAAATCATGGTAATTATGGTCTGAAACGCAATGCTTGAGTTGAAAAGCATGGAAGGTTGAACTTTCTTAAAATGCACTCTCTTTATGAAAGTAAATAAATTTATGTGAAGGATGAAAGTTTTTAATGAGAACGAGCTTTGAAGCAATGGTAGAGTTGTTCCTTAGGTGACTTGTGCCAGTGTCAAAGGTTCGAGTCGTAGAAACAACCTCTTTGATGCAAAGGAAGGTTGTGCACATTTGGCAAGCCTTTTTAGACCAAAATTTTGATCCAATTTATATGAAAATGACAAATTCCACATATAGCAAAATGTTGTATGCAAGTACCATTGAAACAACCAGAGTAACGAAAAGATACAACTCACAAATGGACACTGAAATCAGAACTTCAAATTCCACCTCATTCACGACAATGGAAAAATAGCATTCATTGATATTTTACCAGATAAGCATCCACAACTATTCTAACAACTAAAGTCAATGATACTAACAACTAACTCAATCTCAAATTTCCCTTTCTAAAGAACGGAAAGTCAGCAATTAATTACTAAAGGAAGAGTCAAGAATCCATTTTGACAAAAAGAGCTTCAGAATCCACAAGTCCATATAACTTTGAAATCCAGCTTCTACATTCATTCCTACTACCCTTGATAAATGATGAATGTCCCAAAGCATGAAACCTTTTATAACAACTTATTCGGGATATTGATTATCGAATATATCCCGTCAGATAAAATGACGCTTCCAAATACATTCCCATATCTGAAAGAATCATTTCTTACCAGGAAAATTAGGAATTCCCAAAGAATTGTATTTTCGAGAATTCAACAAGTTTACCACTAATTAATGCATGGAAAGACACCCTCACAAAGATATTACTCtaatagaaaacaaaaaagatacttttttattattttataaataaggaaataaaataaactagaaaAGCAGAACTTGTAATCTGAAACACACTTCAGCAGAGACTATAACAAATTCATTATGGAGTCAGTCTTAAATACTTCAAATATATCAGAATTGCGATTCTTTCAAGTGAAATCAGTGAAGTAAATAATAATCTAAGTCATGAAACGatcaacaaaaataacaaaataaaaattcaacagcCGTTTGATCAATGTGACTCAGAGTGGAAACAATACCCTTCGGTTAATTGGGAAAGCATCATCAGCAGCCAGAGTCTTATTAGCAGGCAGAAAAAGC includes these proteins:
- the LOC107816131 gene encoding polyadenylate-binding protein-interacting protein 8-like isoform X1, with translation MAADAQAVIEAPALQSKYSDAGSEESDFYSNQNVNNSESVVTPNCVKDSLNAKSDSYQMQHIVDMLKKLKLNPLAKEFVPSYCYNNRDQMLFLPANKTLAADDAFPINRRQRGNNYNQGRRRMNNRAFRAQREDSIRRTVYVSDIDHNVTEERLAALFSAYGQVVDCRVCGDPHSRLRFAFVEFADEYSARAALSLCGTILGFSPLKVLPSKTAILPVNPTFLPRSEDEREMCARTVYCTNIDKKVSQADVKNFFETRCGEVSRLRLLGDQVHSTRIAFVEFVMAESAILALDCCGQILGSQRIRVSPSKTPVRPRVPRPTMH
- the LOC107816131 gene encoding polyadenylate-binding protein-interacting protein 8-like isoform X2 translates to MAADAQAVIEAPALQSKYSDAGSEESDFYSNQNVNNSESVVTPNCVKDSLNAKSDSYQMQHIVDMLKKLKLNPLAKEFVPSYCYNNRDQMLFLPANKTLAADDAFPINRRRGNNYNQGRRRMNNRAFRAQREDSIRRTVYVSDIDHNVTEERLAALFSAYGQVVDCRVCGDPHSRLRFAFVEFADEYSARAALSLCGTILGFSPLKVLPSKTAILPVNPTFLPRSEDEREMCARTVYCTNIDKKVSQADVKNFFETRCGEVSRLRLLGDQVHSTRIAFVEFVMAESAILALDCCGQILGSQRIRVSPSKTPVRPRVPRPTMH
- the LOC107816131 gene encoding polyadenylate-binding protein-interacting protein 9-like isoform X3, translated to MAADAQAVIEAPALQSKYSDAGSEESDFYSNQNVNNSESVVTPNCVKDSLNAKSDSYQMQHIVDMLKKLKLNPLAKEFVPSYCYNNRDQMLFLPANKTLAADDAFPINRRQRGNNYNQGRRRMNNRAFRAQREDSIRRTVYVSDIDHNVTEERLAALFSAYGQVVDCRVCGDPHSRLRFAFVEFADEYSARAALSLCGTILGFSPLKVLPSKTAILPVNPTFLPRSEDEREMCARTVYCTNIDKKVSQADVKNFFETRCGEVSRLRLLGDQVHSTRIAFVEFVMI